In one Yarrowia lipolytica chromosome 1A, complete sequence genomic region, the following are encoded:
- a CDS encoding uncharacterized protein (Compare to YALI0A00682g, no similarity), translated as MTPTAPSPSGRSAGQVVVHFGPATSPPGNKRKPCLNSKQGRVKFPLLLFATCLGLPWLSGGKVKAVDIWGRGLGACGTQKEPRFLAPDTLSSFKRHHMSNANVTATTAPSTRSQVQASEAHTYSGGLTQTQLSSQISTPLASSLPSPLPDTDTERSIQTPIQTQPTQTGSSSTQQATSATQTTQSTPATQTTPTSATQTQTQTPSSTDMNVSESSTLLSSTHVSSQLSSAAPVSSSIDTSSASSASSVTTATTSEAPSTTSSETPTTSSEPPTTSSELPTTSSEPPTTSSEPPTTSEIPTTSSLPPTTSSEPPTTSSLPETTTSLPPTTSSLPPTTSSFFPPTTTSLSSFISSTFSTSFLSSVEASALFDTSSELSTTSLEPTSESSTFVAPTTSSVEPTSSFEPTTSSFQPTSSFEPTTSSFPPTTFSSSFISSSESSTSIFIAPVTSSTSSTSSSSSPSSSSTPPSSSSSTRQSTTSSSTTSNSGTSTTSSSSTSSSSSSPTITSSSTMSSADPTDLSVIDTIQTFTQTVNGEVITTIVTGRATVTPTAAIAQATASSDGGGGGGLHGGSKTAVAVVVPIGGVALISAAAFYFWKKKSRKTFADQRLSTSSRSHSPSDSFSNTLSTTQLAGGAGVPQYRGWDMTGGGNAAAAGNGVNGSINSGSGSGLGLVSATGAGVASSASSTTAVGPTRTQSRGAASRTHSRAASLSMGPIDEDLDADGAAVGDPFKSAADEEYEPSPDTHGLNMNTSHARRPSNFSNFSMTGDSPPVSPTIGGISANF; from the coding sequence ATGACGCCCACGGCTCCCAGTCCATCTGGACGGTCTGCGGGCCAGGTTGTCGTACATTTTGGTCCAGCAACCAGCCCCCCCGGAAATAAGCGCAAACCTTGTTTAAATTCAAAGCAAGGAAGAGTGAAGTTTCCGCTTTTGCTTTTTGCAACTTGTCTGGGATTGCCGTGGTTGTCTGGGGGCAAAGTGAAGGCTGTAGATATTTGGGGCCGGGGCCTGGGCGCTTGTGGTACACAAAAGGAGCCCCGATTTCTCGCTCCCGATACTCTCTCCAGTTTCAAACGACACCACATGTCCAATGCCAATGTCACTGCTACCACTGCGCCTAGTACTCGTAGCCAGGTACAAGCTTCGGAGGCACATACATATAGTGGTGGGTTGACGCAGACGCAGCTCTCGTCGCAAATATCCACTCCTCTGGCTTCTTCCTTACCATCTCCATTgccagacacagacacagagaGATCGATACAGACACCGATACAGACACaaccgacacagacaggATCTAGCTCCACGCAACAAGCGACATcagcgacacaaacgacacaaagtACTCCAGCGACACAAACTACTCCAACTTCAGctacacagacacaaacacaaacaccctCCAGCACAGACATGAACGTTTCCGAGTCGTCCACTCTTTTGTCCTCAACCCATGTTTCCTCACAGCTCTCTTCGGCTGCTCcggtcagcagcagtatAGACACGTCTTCAGCGtcttcagcttcttctgtgACGACTGCCACAACCTCGGAGGCACCATCCACAACATCTTCAGAGACGCCCACCACGTCCTCGGAGCCTCCCACCACGTCTTCCGAACTACCCACCACGTCCTCGGAGCCTCCCACCACGTCCTCGGAGCCGCCCACAACCTCTGAGATACCCACAACATCGTCTCTGCCACCTACAACCAGCTCGGAGCCCCCCACCACGTCATCTCTACCAGAAACAACTACATCGCTCCCCCCTACTACTTCATCGCTCCCCCCCACCACGTCTTCGTTCTTCCCCCCTACCACAACCTCGCTTTCGTCtttcatctcctccaccttttcgacttccttcttgtcgtcagTCGAGGCCTCTGCATTGTTTGATACCTCCAGTGAGCTTTCGACCACGTCGCTTGAACCCACCTCCGAGTCGTCCACGTTTGTGGCCcccacaacctcctcggtcgAACCCACAAGCTCGTTCGAGcccacaacctcctcgTTCCAACCCACAAGCTCGTTCGAACCCACCACTTCTTCCTTCCCCCCTACAaccttctcttcctctttcatttcctcctcggagtcctccacctccatttTCATTGCCCCGGTCACCTCGTCGACCTCGAGTACTTCGTCCTCGTCTAGCCCCAGCTCTAGCAGCACCCCgcccagctccagctcctctaCTAGACAGTCGACCACATCCAGTTCTACGACATCCAATAGTGGTACTAGCACAACTTCATCGAGCTCTACAAGCAGCTCTTCCTCGAGCCCTACCATCACAAGTTCGTCTACCATGTCCTCAGCCGATCCTACAGATCTTTCTGTAATAGATACCATTCAGACGTTCACTCAGACCGTCAACGGTGAGGTTATAACCACCATTGTGACTGGCAGAGCCACTGTGACCCCCACAGCTGCTATTGCTCAGGCCACAGCTTCTTCCGATGGTGGAGGCGGCGGCGGTCTGCATGGAGGAAGCAAGACTGCCGTTGCTGTCGTTGTTCCCATTGGAGGAGTGGCTCTCATTTCTGCCGCGGCCTTTTActtctggaagaagaagtcgcGAAAGACCTTTGCCGACCAGCGACTCAGCACCTCGTCTCGATCGCACTCCCCCTCAGACTCCTTCTCTAACACTCTGAGTACCACGCAGCtggctggaggagcgggCGTACCGCAGTACCGAGGCTGGGACATGACCGGGGGCGGCaacgctgctgctgctggcaacGGAGTCAATGGCTCCATCAACTCGGGCTCTGGTTCGGGCCTGGGTCTGGTTTCGGCTACTGGTGCTGGCGTGGCCTCTTCCGCCTCGTCTACCACTGCCGTGGGTCCCACTCGAACACAATCGCGTGGGGCAGCCTCTCGAACGCACTCtcgagcagcctccttgtccatgGGTCCCATTGACGAGGATCTGGATGCCGACGGGGCTGCTGTGGGAGATCCGTTCAAGTCTGCGGCCGACGAGGAGTACGAGCCTTCTCCTGATACACATGGTCTGAACATGAATACCAGTCATGCTCGACGGCCGTCCAACTTTTCCAACTTTTCCATGACCGGCGACTCACCTCCAGTCAGTCCGACCATTGGAGGTATTTCAGCCAACTTTTAG
- a CDS encoding uncharacterized protein (Truncated form of YALI0A00759g, weakly similar to uniprot|P17442 Saccharomyces cerevisiae YGR233c PHO81 cyclin-dependent kinase inhibitor) has product MEKKADAYASGSLTSSTSVSYISLYEGFQRFRRDLSKLEQFIELNATGFSKVLKKWDKRSKQQTKELYLSRAVEVQPVFHRDILARLSDQASSSILELEAWADGDVIFDDSRRGSEIQAATAPATAPATAPVTAPVAPVTAPGAKDDDLYYEFVETASAENVTTADISEWVEVLKKVRDAKSRVTRIFLLSISTSASNAALLALYESGLVDLNASDALNGRNVLHEAAMATAVDRTAILELAVSQGVSLLARDFYGRTPLHYACLHNQRKLLKMFVDQGAEVNALDKDNFTPLLYSVINQYSDCVRDLISMGASVDAVSDNGYIPLNLACQYGVYDASEIILQNKPRHEPDAEGLFALHIAARAGHSSLVSLLLKYDADVNELDKLNRWTALFHAANEGHEQVLETLLSAGARTDILDEERHSALYYAAWEGHVKCMHRLADLEATVKLQEVDIDMKSPVDVQINDLSGLDELDGIPDLSLPPPILPFRRYGHNFLDQKIFVLITLAGSTPVKFVSEEATLSSGQLRISSKNDHSVIPRSVPLAMSDTDRAMSFQLDSLDDFALDFEIFPTFGTRIIAKTAALPYIWRATLTQFHQSYTLPLFDMRLHTIGEMSFDVQVVRPYKGTPLEITKYDTYWKSTGTSQQSLSFVTASSVSGQYARLTICVTSDGVPVVTPSWKVDVGHGIRIGVNTLTYEELKKCTNGVVSDLSTVSDPVEVHRVLSNSTLPLAEVLKLLPITVKLDLNVIFAASDLNHYVDTVLDVLFAHARDTHDTNRMSNGDPAPRATRSIILSSVNPDVCTALNWKQPNYPVFFVMRNGTFNEPTDLDRVSVSVKEAVLFANGNNMLGLVCDARLLNLVPALVESICSSGLVLVSDGEHECKGVKAMRNESVVEFHNSIDV; this is encoded by the coding sequence ATGGAGAAAAAGGCCGACGCGTACGCCTCGGGCTCGCTaacctcgtccacctccgTGTCGTACATCTCGCTGTACGAGGGCTTTCAGCGGTTCCGTCGTGACCTGTCCAAACTCGAGCAGTTCATCGAGCTCAACGCCACGGGCTTCTCCAAGGTGCTCAAAAAGTGGGACAAGCGGTCCAAACAGCAGACCAAAGAATTGTATCTGTCACGAGCAGTAGAGGTCCAACCCGTGTTCCACAGAGACATTCTGGCGCGTCTCAGCGACCAGGCGTCGTCTTccattctggagctggaggcctGGGCCGACGGAGACGTGATTTTCGACGACTCTCGACGAGGCTCCGAGATCCAGGCCGCCACAGCCCCAGCCACAGCTCCCGCCACAGCCCCCGTCACAGCCCCCGTGGCCCCAGTGACGGCTCCCGGagccaaggacgacgatCTGTACTACGAGTTTGTCGAAACCGCCAGCGCCGAAAACGTGACGACGGCAGACATCTCCGAGTGGGTGgaggtgctcaagaaggtgcGAGACGCAAAGTCCCGAGTGACGCGTATTTTCTTGCtgtccatctccacctcggcGTCCAACGCGGCTCTCTTGGCGCTCTATGAATCCGGACTCGTTGATCTGAACGCCAGCGACGCTCTCAACGGCCGGAACGTGCTCCACGAGGCCGCCATGGCAACAGCTGTCGACCGAACAGCCATTCTGGAGCTCGCAGTGTCACAGGGCGTGTCATTAttggcacgtgacttttaCGGCCGAACGCCCCTCCACTACGCCTGTCTCCACAACCAGCGAAAGCTGCTCAAAATGTTTGTGGACCAGGGCGCGGAGGTCAACGCGctcgacaaggacaacTTCACGCCGCTGCTGTACTCCGTCATCAACCAGTACTCCGACTGTGTGCGTGATCTCATCTCCATGGGCGCCTCTGTGGACGCCGTGTCGGACAATGGATACATCCCCCTCAATCTGGCGTGCCAGTACGGTGTGTACGACGCGTCCGAGATCATTTTGCAAAACAAGCCGCGTCACGAACCCGACGCCGAGGGCCTGTTTGCGCTTCACATTGCTGCCCGAGCAGGACACTCATCCCTCGtgagcctgctgctcaagtaCGACGCCGACGTCAACGAGCTGGACAAGCTGAACCGGTGGACGGCATTGTTTCATGCCGCCAACGAGGGCCATGAGCAGGTCCTCGAGACTCTTCTTTCTGCCGGAGCCAGAACCGAcattctggacgaggaACGGCACTCGGCACTGTACTACGCAGCCTGGGAGGGCCATGTCAAGTGCATGCACCGGCTGGCCGACCTGGAGGCGACCGTCAAGCTCCAGGAGGTGGATATCGACATGAAGTCGCCGGTGGACGTGCAGATCAACGACCTGAGCGGgctggacgagctggacgGAATCCCAGACCTGTCTCTGCCCCCTCCCATTCTTCCCTTCCGAAGATATGGCCACAACTTCTTGGACCAGAAGATTTTCGTGCTCATCACGTTAGCAGGCTCGACTCCCGTGAAGTTTGTTTCTGAAGAAGCCACTCTGTCGTCTGGCCAGTTGCGAATCTCGTCCAAAAACGACCACTCGGTGATTCCCCGGTCTGTTCCTCTGGCCATGTCTGATACAGACCGAGCCATGTCGTTCCAGCTGGACTCTCTGGACGACTTTGCGCTGGATTTCGAGATTTTCCCTACATTTGGAACCCGAATCATTGCGAAAACAGCCGCCCTGCCCTACATATGGCGAGCCACCCTTACACAGTTCCACCAGAGCTACACGTTGCCTCTGTTTGACATGCGACTGCATACTATTGGTGAAATGTCGTTTGACGTGCAAGTGGTTCGACCCTACAAGGGTACTCCTCTTGAAATCACAAAATACGACACGTACTGGAAGAGCACAGGCACTTCGCAGCAGTCGCTATCGTTCGTCACAGCCTCGTCGGTTTCCGGACAATATGCTCGTTTGACTATCTGCGTCACTTCGGACGGTGTGCCTGTGGTCACTCCCTCCTGGAAGGTGGATGTGGGCCATGGTATTCGCATTGGAGTCAACACTCTGACGTATGAAGAGCTTAAAAAGTGCACAAACGGCGTGGTTAGCGACCTATCTACGGTCTCTGACCCCGTGGAGGTTCACAGAGTGCTCTCTAACTCCACGCTGCCTCTTGCAGAAGTGCTCAAGCTGCTCCCCATCACCGTCAAGCTTGATCTGAACGTGATCTTCGCTGCATCTGACCTCAACCATTACGTGGACACGGTTTTGGATGTGCTGTTTGCTCATGCACGTGACACTCACGACACTAACCGCATGTCGAACGGCGATCCTGCTCCTCGAGCCACCCGGTCCATCATTCTATCGTCCGTCAACCCCGACGTATGTACTGCCCTTAACTGGAAGCAGCCCAACTACCCTGTCTTCTTTGTCATGCGAAATGGTACTTTCAACGAGCCCACCGATCTCGACCGggtttctgtgtctgtcaaggaggctgtGCTGTTTGCTAACGGCAACAACATGCTTGGTTTGGTCTGCGATGCGCGGTTGCTAAATCTGGTGCCTGCTCTAGTGGAGAGCATCTGTTCGTCGGGTCTGGTGCTAGTCAGTGATGGAGAGCATGAGTGCAAGGGAGTCAAGGCAATGCGAAATGAGAGCGTGGTGGAGTTTCACAACAGCATTGATGTTTAA
- a CDS encoding uncharacterized protein (Compare to YALI0A00781g, similar to Saccharomyces cerevisiae PLP1 (YDR183W); ancestral locus Anc_8.385, similar to uniprot|Q04004 Saccharomyces cerevisiae YDR183w PLP1 Phosducin homologue likely to be involved in regulation of pheromone response) produces MSLLDRYNSQLVDEGDAEDQEFLDLLDDDEAFQGYREQRIAELSRQMKEAKDGAQSGHGSVQTLESDKDVLEATTSADRCVIHFFHPDFTRCKIMDSKLEQLAARHLGTRFVRVDASKAPFLATKLGLKALPVVVCYIKGQEATRVVGFERLGGTDNFQLSALENLLYTYGIIQRVGTSGMRRAEKKMEEEDEDWSD; encoded by the coding sequence ATGTCACTACTTGACAGGTACAACTCGCAACTGGTGGACGAGGGCGACGCGGAGGACCAGGAGTTTCTCGATCTGctcgacgacgacgaggcgTTCCAGGGCTACCGAGAACAGCGTATTGCCGAACTGTCTAGACAGatgaaggaggccaaggacggcgCACAGAGCGGCCACGGCAGCGTACAGACGCTGGAGAGCGACAAGGACGTGCTGGAAGCCACCACCTCGGCTGACCGGTGCGTGATCCACTTTTTCCATCCCGATTTCACTCGATGCAAAATCATGGACAGCAAACTGGAACAACTGGCAGCACGACACTTGGGCACGCGTTTCGTACGTGTGGATGCGTCCAAGGCACCGTTTCTCGCCACAAAACTCGGTCTCAAGGCTCTTCCCGTTGTAGTCTGCTACATCAAGGGCCAGGAGGCTACCCGGGTGGTTGGCTTCGAACGACTCGGAGGAACAGACAACTTCCAGCTCAGCGCACTGGAAAACCTGCTCTACACTTATGGAATCATCCAGAGAGTGGGAACAAGCGGCATGCGACGTGCGGAGAAgaaaatggaggaggaagatgaggacTGGAGCGATTAA